Part of the Mixophyes fleayi isolate aMixFle1 chromosome 12, aMixFle1.hap1, whole genome shotgun sequence genome is shown below.
ctgccctgcatatctatagggaggggggggaacctgccctgcatatctatagggaggggggaggacctgccctgcatatcctATAGGGGAGGGGGGAACCTGCCTgcaatctatagggagggggggaggggaacctgccctgcatatctatagggaggggggagggggggaacctgccctgcatatctatagggaggggggggaacctgccctgcatatctatagggaggggggggaacctgccctgcatatctatagggagggggggaacctgccctggcatatctataggagggggggggaacctgccctgcatatctatagggaggggggggggaacctgccctgcatatctatagggaggggggaggaacctgccctgcatatctatagggagggggggggaacctgccctgcatatctatagtgggggggggggaacctgccctgcatatctatagggggagggggggggaacctgccctgcatatctatagggaggggggagggggggggaacctgccctgcatatctataggggaaggggggggaggggggggggtaacctgccctgcatatctatagggagggggggggaacctgccctgcatatctatagggaggggggggggaacctgccctgcatatctatagggagggggggggggaaNNNNNNNNNNNNNNNNNNNNNNNNNNNNNNNNNNNNNNNNNNNNNNNNNNNNNNNNNNNNNNNNNNNNNNNNNNNNNNNNNNNNNNNNNNNNNNNNNNNNNNNNNNNNNNNNNNNNNNNNNNNNNNNNNNNNNNNNNNNNNNNNNNNNNNNNNNNNNNNNNNNNNNNNNNNNNNNNNNNNNNNNNNNNNNNNNNNNNNNNtgtgttagtatatttaatatatcatctacagaatacattaatagacagcaacagaggaatTAATGGGCAGATGGACATGTGagagagaagttggtgggcagaggggtacatgtcagtgtgtaaccggtgagtgatgtcaagttttcttttctttgttttgttctgaagtctagcacTTGGAGCCTCccttctagatatcctgtgtttgctcctgggcagcagtgaagcctggacaacattctgcatcagacatcagtgctgcgtcagacatctggactgcatcctagccagccaagaggtggtaagagttattatttttaagtgtgttaggggctgggaaaatagtttgggtttttttttttgggggggggggagggggcaccaagcttaagctttgcctagggtgccgggcaaccttgcaccggccctgatgaCAATATGAACAATATGGAAACTGAATGTACCAGTTTACTTTGCAGATGCCATTCACTACTGAGGAAGTAGTGAATGAGGAAGTGAGAGGTGACAACAGAACTGAGAACCAGACTGAAATTAAAAGATCTTGCCGAActgtaacacaaaaaaaaatcttggaCTTACAAAAACCTTGTACAACCAAAGTACACAACATGGATACCATCAGCAGTCTTACAGTACCAACAGTATTGTAGTGTGGAAAAGTAGATATTAATTGCTGGAGACATGTCAACTAAGATTGGAGAGTGTGGTGGTTTGAAATTATCATGTTAAAAGTGTtcggtaaataaaaaaaataaaaaaaacacacaacaaaaaataaacactcCTTACATATTGTTTTGTTAGTATCCTCATACTATGGTATACTCCTACTCATATCATTATATTATACTCATGTGAGAATGCATTATTAAAGATTTGTTGTCAGTTGTGGAGATTTAGTAGAGGATGCTGTAATGAGTAGCAGAGCAGCAATAGTGAAATGTTATAGATAATTCTGGCTCATAATATACCAGAAGTCTTGAAAGCTGACATCTATCTGTGCTCTCGACAACTTTCTGTAACAGTTACCTGACCCTTCAGATGGTGAAACTTGTAGCATATGCATACATTAACACAGTGGGAGCTGCCTCTATTATTTGTGCGGGCAAAGTAATATATATTATCAGCTTTAGACTACAATGGACCAGTGCCACGGGgaccaaattaaataaaatattgaaaattcACTCTTGGGTTTGCCAAGCAAACAGGTGTTGTCATCCTAACCTTTTCCTGGAGTCCTCTGTGCAATAATATGTGACTTTATCTTTTCACTTGTCACGCTGCCGTACAAGCCAACTAGACCGTAATTCTGCTTCCTCAGCATGCATGCCTGGACTTGATCCTCTAAAAGTTTTCCCTTTTCCCAACAAGTCTTATAGAGCTCTTCACATAATTGTCTGAGCTCGATGGCTTGGAGATCTATGTTGAAGTGCATGGTGCTTAGGATATTGTATATGTGATCCACTGTCTGTGACCCTAAATGCCCATTTGTTGCCTCAGTCTGCTGGTTCTCATGCAGTGAAGTTATGAAATCTAAGAGGAAGTTCACAGTGATGTTAAGAAGACGATGGTTATATTCAAGTATCACGGACTGGGTGTCATTCATTAGCAGAAAACCTATCACTGCTTGAACAAGTAGAGGATTTTGAGACAAAACACCATGTAAAGATGACACTGTATATGGGCTGAGGTGAGGACTTGAGattttctttctgttttcctTTGATTCATGATGACTGAATAAAAATGCTTCATACAGCTCCTAAAGAGAAGAAAAATAggttatttataaaacaaaatgcttATGTTTGTGGGTACATACCATGACATAATATGAGAAGAATGCTCCAGTGCTAAATGACAAGTATTAGACCTAGTGGTTACTGCTAAAATATCTAGACAAGGGAGATAGTAGCGTAAGTAGTTTGATCAAaactaaaattaaaaagaaacttCATctggtggccaacctgtggctctagagccatATGTGGCTcggagctttgaaatgtggctcctgaaAGGGGCAAATAAGTGGCATGCAAGATCTGATGGCATATAGAGATGCCCGACGGCCATGCGGGaatatacatacaaaatacatttctggGACATGTGGGTAGATTTAATGGCATGCggagaggtctgatgacatggGGGGaggctgatgtgcatgtaaggggcatatggggagatccaatgggcatgtaaagaggtctGGTGTATTGCAGTAGCAGTGTGGATGCAGTAACAGTGTGAGCTAATGTGATGAGACTATAAGTAGCCCTTTTTCCACTCAACACAGCAGTGAAGCAAGAGCTTTGCAGTGGTGTgctgattttatgattattctgaaaATTTTAGCAATGataggtattttctttttttgcttagcaagatattgtaaattatgttattttcaaCAAATGTGTGTACGGTATGcatgtgcatgtttatactgggtatatatatatgcacacacatataaaagctaaagttggctctttgcagtagCCATCAATATTATTTGGCTCTTTgactgactggttggccacccctgaccTAAGCCATATGCATAAATACAGCCTGCTAACAGGAACCACAAAACACATTTGAAACAGAAGTAAAAGCCACTGCATTCTCACTGTAAATCAACCTGATGTTTGTTAGAACAGAGATTCCCAAACCAGTTCTCAAAATGCTACCTTCAGAGCTTGTTCAGAAACTTCATCTTGGATCT
Proteins encoded:
- the LOC142108650 gene encoding zinc finger FYVE domain-containing protein 26-like, which produces MHSGAAPENGLRSVYGQIIRLPEEDTSAAGGMAHPFGEEEAASLKSLHELFCRCLQRGHWELARACLPQLHRSPDSREIEEILRGLVKAPYLLRCDENHTSQQVAWFWLNTLDTWFGWDDKHPTKHLKDETAFLLLLEEIQDEVSEQALKELYEAFLFSHHESKENRKKISSPHLSPYTVSSLHGVLSQNPLLVQAVIGFLLMNDTQSVILEYNHRLLNITVNFLLDFITSLHENQQTEATNGHLGSQTVDHIYNILSTMHFNIDLQAIELRQLCEELYKTCWEKGKLLEDQVQACMLRKQNYGLVGLYGSVTSEKIKSHIIAQRTPGKG